GTTGAAAAGGTTAATATTATTAAAGAGGGATGGGATGAGAAGGACAGAAATCTTTACAGAGTAAAACTAAAAGCCCTTGTCAAACCTGTCTATCCTGAAAAAGGCGAAGGCATCTCATTGAAGGTTTCGCTCTCAAAGGCAGATTTAAAGGAAGGTGATGAGGTAAAGATATTTTATCAGGCTAATCGCGACTGCTATGTTTATATATTTTCTGTGGCTGCTGATGGGTCGGTAACACTCCTTCTGCCAAACTCCGTGAATCCAGACAATAGCGTGAATGCCGGCCAGGTATATGAATTTCCTGTTAGTGGAAGCAAGATCAAGCTTCAGGCAAGGTTTCTCCCTGGATATAAAGGTCCTGTTGCCGAGGAGAGGATAAAGGTAATAGCCACACGGCAAAAAGAGGAGATAGTACCTCTTGGTTTTCAGGAGGGTTTGTTCAGGGTCTTTGATGCAAAATCCACCGGGATGATAAGCGACCTGGTAAAGAGGCTTAACCAGTTGGAACTGTCTGACTGGACAGAGGCAACAACAGTCTACACACTAGGGCGATGATTCCGACAAGCATACCAATTACTACTCTCCTCTTGAAATTCCGAATACTCCGCCAATCTTGATAGAGCTTTCAGCGCCTTTTTGGGCGAAGAAAAAATCGCCACTCTGCCGTGATCCTTTATCTTGTCTTCTATTTCTCTTGCTGTGATCTTATATAACCAGCCTTCATAAGGTGCCCAAACAATCGGCTTATCTTTGAATTTATCGGCAATCTCTAAAACAATCTCTGAAAATGGAGGAGATATGGATTCAAACCAGGCACCTACAATCAGTAAAACAGCATGGATTTTGTTGTCACTCAGAACTGCCTCTA
The Thermodesulfobacteriota bacterium DNA segment above includes these coding regions:
- a CDS encoding DUF4384 domain-containing protein produces the protein MTRKWQFVVAVIMWMAITFPVQASEKPVPDKSLQGQVWVETEGEAVMGEYDTKREIMERAKRDAQNKAVEKAVGVFIRSHTLVSNSQLAEDLIYAAVRGKVEKVNIIKEGWDEKDRNLYRVKLKALVKPVYPEKGEGISLKVSLSKADLKEGDEVKIFYQANRDCYVYIFSVAADGSVTLLLPNSVNPDNSVNAGQVYEFPVSGSKIKLQARFLPGYKGPVAEERIKVIATRQKEEIVPLGFQEGLFRVFDAKSTGMISDLVKRLNQLELSDWTEATTVYTLGR